The Xenopus laevis strain J_2021 chromosome 5L, Xenopus_laevis_v10.1, whole genome shotgun sequence genome has a segment encoding these proteins:
- the mogat1.L gene encoding 2-acylglycerol O-acyltransferase 1 isoform X1, producing the protein MLAGYSSALWQVWPLIRHKGMKVEFAPLNIPLARRLQTTAVFQWVFSFLLLAQCCIGIFICLVLARVWLLLALYVLWLYLDWETPQAGGRRWEWVRNWPVWKYFKDYFPIRLVKTCDLDPQHNYIMGFHPHGVLVAGAFGNFCTNYTGFKELFPGLTPYLHILPFWFRCPFFREYIMSVGLVSASKKSVNHVLSKEDGGNVSIIVTGGAEESLDAHPGSVTLNILKRKGFIKVALKRGAHLVPVFSFGENELFQQVSNPKGSLLRCVQERLQRIMGLAMPLFHARGIFQYSFGLMPYRMPIHTVVGRPIPVKETSHPTQEEIESLHQQYLGALQELFEEHKERYGIPEHKSLIFI; encoded by the exons ATGTTAGCTG GTTACAGCAGTGCTTTGTGGCAGGTTTGGCCCCTCATTAGACACAAGGGAATGAAGGTTGAATTTGCTCCTCTCAATATACCCCTGGCCCGGAGGTTGCAGACAACTGCTGTGTTCCAGTGGGTATTCTCCTTTCTGTTACTAG CACAGTGCTGTATAGGGATATTTATCTGTCTGGTGCTGGCAAGAGTATGGCTCCTTTTAGCTCTATACGTTCTTTGGCTCTATCTCGACTGGGAGACCCCACAGGCTGGAGGAAGAAGATGGGAGTGGGTACGGAACTGGCCTGTATGGAAGTATTTTAAGGATTATTTTCCAATCCGG CTTGTGAAAACATGCGATTTAGATCCCCAACACAATTATATCATGGGTTTCCACCCACATGGAGTACTTGTTGCTGGGGCCTTTGGAAACTTCTGTACTAACTACACTGGCTTTAAGGAACTGTTTCCTGGACTTACCCCCTACCTGCACATTCTGCCCTTCTGGTTCAGGTGCCCATTCTTCCGAGAATACATCATGAGCGTGG GATTGGTCTCTGCTTCCAAGAAGAGTGTCAACCATGTTCTGAGCAAAGAGGATGGCGGCAACGTTTCTATTATTGTCACTGGGGGAGCAGAGGAATCGTTGGACGCCCATCCTGGAAGTGTAACCCTTAACATCCTGAAGCGGAAGGGATTCATCAAAGTGGCGCTCAAAAGAGG GGCTCACCTGGTACCAGTGTTCTCTTTTGGGGAGAATGAACTGTTTCAgcaggtgtcaaatccaaaaggATCATTACTTCGCTGTGTCCAGGAGAGGCTTCAGAGGATCATGGGGCTTGCTATGCCACTCTTTCATGCTCGAGGAATCTTCCAGTACAGCTTTGGCCTGATGCCATACAGGATGCCTATCCATACTGTTG TGGGTCGTCCTATCCCAGTAAAGGAAACATCACACCCTACACAAGAGGAAATTGAATCACTTCATCAGCAGTACCTCGGTGCGCTGCAAGAACTCTTTGAGGAACACAAGGAAAGATATGGAATCCCTGAACACAAATCCCTCATATTCATATGA
- the mogat1.L gene encoding 2-acylglycerol O-acyltransferase 1 (The RefSeq protein has 3 substitutions compared to this genomic sequence): MKVEFAPLNIPLARRLQTTAVFQWVFSFLLLAQCCIGIFICLVLARVWLLLALYVLWLYLDWETPQAGGRRWEWVRNWPVWKYFKDYFPIRLVKTCDLDPQHNYIMGFHPHGVLVAGAFGNFCTNYTGFKELFPGLTPYLHILPFWFRCPFFREYIMSVGLVSASKKSVNHVLSKEDGGNVSIIVTGGAEESLDAHPGSLTLNILKRKGFIKVALKRGAHLVPVFSFGENELFQQVSNPKGSLLRCVQERLQRIMGLAMPLFHARGIFQYSFGLMPYRMPIHTVVGRPIPVKETSHPTQEEIESLHQQYLGALQELFEEHKKRYGIPEHESLIFI, from the exons ATGAAGGTTGAATTTGCTCCTCTCAATATACCCCTGGCCCGGAGGTTGCAGACAACTGCTGTGTTCCAGTGGGTATTCTCCTTTCTGTTACTAG CACAGTGCTGTATAGGGATATTTATCTGTCTGGTGCTGGCAAGAGTATGGCTCCTTTTAGCTCTATACGTTCTTTGGCTCTATCTCGACTGGGAGACCCCACAGGCTGGAGGAAGAAGATGGGAGTGGGTACGGAACTGGCCTGTATGGAAGTATTTTAAGGATTATTTTCCAATCCGG CTTGTGAAAACATGCGATTTAGATCCCCAACACAATTATATCATGGGTTTCCACCCACATGGAGTACTTGTTGCTGGGGCCTTTGGAAACTTCTGTACTAACTACACTGGCTTTAAGGAACTGTTTCCTGGACTTACCCCCTACCTGCACATTCTGCCCTTCTGGTTCAGGTGCCCATTCTTCCGAGAATACATCATGAGCGTGG GATTGGTCTCTGCTTCCAAGAAGAGTGTCAACCATGTTCTGAGCAAAGAGGATGGCGGCAACGTTTCTATTATTGTCACTGGGGGAGCAGAGGAATCGTTGGACGCCCATCCTGGAAGTGTAACCCTTAACATCCTGAAGCGGAAGGGATTCATCAAAGTGGCGCTCAAAAGAGG GGCTCACCTGGTACCAGTGTTCTCTTTTGGGGAGAATGAACTGTTTCAgcaggtgtcaaatccaaaaggATCATTACTTCGCTGTGTCCAGGAGAGGCTTCAGAGGATCATGGGGCTTGCTATGCCACTCTTTCATGCTCGAGGAATCTTCCAGTACAGCTTTGGCCTGATGCCATACAGGATGCCTATCCATACTGTTG TGGGTCGTCCTATCCCAGTAAAGGAAACATCACACCCTACACAAGAGGAAATTGAATCACTTCATCAGCAGTACCTCGGTGCGCTGCAAGAACTCTTTGAGGAACACAAGGAAAGATATGGAATCCCTGAACACAAATCCCTCATATTCATATGA